DNA sequence from the Staphylococcus epidermidis genome:
TGAATAACATCAAAATTTTTGATGTTTTTACCTTCATTATTTTCTCTCAAGGTTTTACCCGTAACTGTTAATCTATCCGGATGTAAAGTACCATCCTTTTTCATCAATTCATTTATAATAGCTGGGACGCCACCTGCTTCATGAACATCGTGCATAGAATAAGAAGAACTAGGTGCAATTTTAGAAAGGTAAGGTGTTTTTTTAGCAATTTCATTAATACGTTCTAAATCGTAGTCAATACCTGCTTCATTTGCAATTGCAAGAGTATGAAGAACAGTATTAGTAGAACCTCCCATGGCCATATCAAGAGCAAAAGCATCATCAATTGCATCTTGTGTGATAATATCGCGAGGTTTAATATCATTTTTAATATTTTCAACCAACCTGAATGCAGCTTGTCTAATCATTTCACGACGTTGGTCACTCACAGCTAGAGCTGTACCATTATATGGTAGGGCTAAACCTAAAACTTCCATTAAACAGTTCATTGAGTTTGCGGTAAACATACCGGCGCACGAACCACATGTAGGACAAGCGTTTTGCTCCATGTCTAAAAATGCTTCTTTTGAGATTGTTCCTTCTTTAAAAGCTCCAACCGCTTCAAACATTGAAGATAATGTCAATGCCTTACCTTGAGCGGAAAGACCAGCTTTCATTGGGCCTCCTGAGCAAAAGATAGCTGGTACATTTGTTCTAACAGCTGCGAGTAACATTCCTGGCGTAATTTTATCGCAATTAGGAATGTAAAAAACACCATCAAACCAATGAGCGTTAATAACTGTTTCAGCTGCATCTGCGATAATTTCTCTTGAAGGTAAGGAATATCTCATGCCAATATGTCCCATAGCGATTCCATCGTCAACACCAATAGTATTAAATTCGAATGGGATAGCACCTGCTTCTCTAATAGCTTCCTTTGCGATGTCTGCTAATTCTCTTAAATGAACGTGCCCAGGAACAATATCAATATAAGAGTTACAAATTGCTACGAAAGGTTTATTCATATCTGTAGGTTGTTTAAGAGCGCCAGTCGCATGTAAAAGACTTCTTGCAGGAGCTTGGTGATCTCCTTTTTTGATCATATCACTTCGCATATATCGTTCCCCCATATAATTATTTAGAAAATAAAAAAACGTCCCAATGAATATTGGGACGTTATTAAGTCCCATCCAACTAGAAATAGGACTTAAACATTTAGAAGTTAAAACTTTTCTAAAGTTCGAGTCCTTACGAGTATAATAAAATGATAATAGCATGTTGAGTTGTTGGTAGGTCTAGCGTAGATAGATAAGTCATTTTATTATACTCCTTTCGTTGAATGGTCATTTATTCTTAATAGTTTGAATTGTTTTAAAATTTGATAAATTCAATTTACTACATGTGGTGAATTGTGTCAATAATAAATTTAGAATTTTCTAAAAATTTATAGAGGACAAGCTTAAATATTTTACGAAGAAATTTGAATTAAAATTTGTTACAATGAATAAGTTAATAAACCATGTAGAAATGTTTATATATCTTTAAATATAGAGATAATTTGATTTTAAATAATCATATATAGGAGAGTAAAAATTGATAACTATTCACAATTTAAATGAAATGGATAAATTTGCTCAAATACTTGTAAAACATTTAAGTGCTAAGGACTTGATTTTATTAAATGGTGACCTAGGAGCAGGGAAAACTACATTAACGCAATTTATAGGAAAAGCGTTAGGTGTTAAAAGAACGATAAACTCACCAACATTTAATATAATCAAATCTTATACAGGTTCAAGCATACGATTACATCATATGGACTGTTATCGACTTGAAGGTGAGGAAGATGATTTAGGTTTCGATGAATATTTTGAAGACAATGCTATCATAGTTATAGAGTGGAGTAAATTTATCAAAGATTTCCTTCCTCCTAATCACTTAACTATTAATATAAGTGTCAAAGATGCGAATGAGAGACAAGTATCCATTGAAACACATGGGCAACATTATGCATTAGTAAAGGAGGCAATTTTGAATGAACTATCTTCTAATTGATACGTCAAACCAACCTTTATCAGTAGCTATTATGAAAGATAATGAAGTGATTGCTGAAAAAACAACTGATATCAAAAAGAAT
Encoded proteins:
- the ilvD gene encoding dihydroxy-acid dehydratase — its product is MRSDMIKKGDHQAPARSLLHATGALKQPTDMNKPFVAICNSYIDIVPGHVHLRELADIAKEAIREAGAIPFEFNTIGVDDGIAMGHIGMRYSLPSREIIADAAETVINAHWFDGVFYIPNCDKITPGMLLAAVRTNVPAIFCSGGPMKAGLSAQGKALTLSSMFEAVGAFKEGTISKEAFLDMEQNACPTCGSCAGMFTANSMNCLMEVLGLALPYNGTALAVSDQRREMIRQAAFRLVENIKNDIKPRDIITQDAIDDAFALDMAMGGSTNTVLHTLAIANEAGIDYDLERINEIAKKTPYLSKIAPSSSYSMHDVHEAGGVPAIINELMKKDGTLHPDRLTVTGKTLRENNEGKNIKNFDVIHPLENPYDKQGGLSVLFGNLAPKGAVIKVGGVDPSIKVFTGKAICFNSHDEAVEAIDNHTVREGHVVVIRYEGPKGGPGMPEMLAPTSSIVGRGLGKDVALITDGRFSGATRGIAVGHISPEAASGGPIGLIRDGDKITIDLINRTLNVNQSEEELYRRKNQLEPFRAKVKTGYLARYTSLVTSANTGGIMQVPENLI
- the tsaE gene encoding tRNA (adenosine(37)-N6)-threonylcarbamoyltransferase complex ATPase subunit type 1 TsaE; the protein is MITIHNLNEMDKFAQILVKHLSAKDLILLNGDLGAGKTTLTQFIGKALGVKRTINSPTFNIIKSYTGSSIRLHHMDCYRLEGEEDDLGFDEYFEDNAIIVIEWSKFIKDFLPPNHLTINISVKDANERQVSIETHGQHYALVKEAILNELSSN